The nucleotide window TGAAACAGCTCCTCCCTTCTTCTCCATGGTTCTTTCAAGTCCGTATCTGTCCTGGTGGAAGGTGATTCAGTAGTGCGCCACCCTCTTTGTCTTGAATATTCTACAGATGGTGAGCCTCCTCCTGATTGGCATTGCTGCCTGGGGGAAATGGTTTGGACTGATCTCCAGTTTCCAGGTTGTGGGTGGAGTGATTGGAGTGGGCATCTTCCTCTTCCTTGTGGCTCTCATCGGACTCATTGGAGCCCTGAAGCACCACCAAGTCTTGCTGTTCTTTGTATCCTATTCACTGGAGGAGAGCTCTGAATATGTTACACATACCTTTTAATTGTATTTCCCTATttaaagcaaaagcaaaacttAATGAAGTTACCTGTTCTTATGATGCACTGAGGGGAGCTAGACCTTAACCTGTCTTTTGGTGACTATGAATAGTTTTCTTTCCGTGCCGATGATATGCTGTTTTGGGACAGCTCAGCTGTGATTTAAATGTATGGCCATTCTGGGCATTTTGATACAGTTATTTTGGGAGTGTGATAGGATTAAAGTTTGCTGCAATGGTCTTCATTAAACTATTCAAAAGTCTTTTATCAAATTGATTTATCCCTCTGTTTTCCTGTTAAGCCGTAACCAAAATCCTGTTTTTGATGAAATTATACAATGTAGGTTGGTCATTGTTACACTTCTGGGAagaaatgctgctgctgtgacCGACAGAGTTAATCGTGTATTTGAAGAGGGAGAATTCAAGTGTCCAACTCTCATTCCATATGAAACaattacaaagaaaaagcaatatcatctgtgagggggaaaaaggacaaaatcaCTTGTTTTTTTCAGTCCATGTTACGATAAAATTTCTTAAATAGAACTTCCATTAAACACATATTGGATAAAAGTCCAATTAGGTGCTGTACAAGGAGTGATGTTTTATACTTCATTATCCAAGCCTTTGTTGCAAGTATCACGTGTTCATCAGCGGTATCTTGTCTCTCCGAATCGTGACTATAAgtaaggatgtttttttttttaattgctttgttaaAATCTGTAGTATGACCATGTTATCTTGAAAGGTTACATGATTAGTACTTGTGTTTTCCTACAATTACATGTGTGGCAGCAGGTTGTACCAACTTGAAAAGTGTTGTGTTTAGATCCTTGCaagagaaatgtttttcttttaaaaacatttcattttacctCATTCATATCCAGCCATATATCCAACGAGTTGCCTTGACTGTGACCCCAGTACATGATCATCCTCTTCATGGTGTTTGTGGTGCAGCTCTCCGTGTCGTGTGCTTGTCTTGCCATCAATAAAGAGCAGCAGGTACAGTATGTGGTTGGGACGCATCTCAGAAACACTGTCCTGAACAAAAAAACACGAGGCACTTATTATGAGGACTCTCAAGTGACAGCACAGTTGTTAGTGTATTAATTAATGACATGCATAATCAGTAATATTCCTGATTGTGTTATtgataattaacattttttagaTGGTTAATGACATTTAAGATCCTGCTTGTTGAAGCACAGTTTTAAACCTTTTATCATGAATATGAAAGAAGCAGTCTTTCTGCCCTCTGTAGGATCTCCTCCTAGAAGTTGGGTGGAACAACTCCGAAAGCACGCAGAGAGATGTGGAGAAAACTCTCAACTGCTGCGGCTTTTCTTCCGTCAACCTCAACAGGAGCTGCGAGGCCGTAAGACACAACTTCGTCcttgtttcactgtttttggtGACCTCTGGGGACTGTCCTCCGTGTCCACGGTAACCCACAATAGTCGTCATCCATGCGTCTTCTGTCTCTCGCTCCTCTGTTAGGCCTGTTTCCTCAGTGGTTCCTGCGCCGCTTGTAAGGCCAAGATTGAGGAGCACACTGAGGAGGTCCTGCACTTTGTTGGTGGGATTGGcctgtttttcagctttacCGAGGTGAGGCGCGCGGTATAGCAAGTTACAGTGTTTGTTACATACCAGGCTGTGTCGTGGAACACAGTCGTCAAAAGCAACACACTGGAACACATTTTTAGAGCATCATACAGTCCCCATTAGCGTTAAACACTGTCACACTATAACATACCGTACAACACATGTATAATTTATTATCGCTTAAAAATACTTTATGTTTTTACTTAGTTAATTACCCCTATCTTGAAAAAAGGCAATACATTCTGAAAAGTTATTCCACGGAAAAAACTACtcatgcttaattttttttttctttctttcagattcTGGGAGTGTGGCTAACACACAGGTATCGGAATCAGAAAGATCCCCGAGCAAATCCAAGTGCCTTTTTGTAATCTTAATTGTAGGATTTATCACAGATTAGCTTGATATTAAGACTTTTGGAGGCTTCCTTCGTCTGAATTTACATGAAGAATCATACAGAGAACGTAGATATTTGTAATTTGCTACAGTAGCGGTAGAGCTCCAGCATCAGTCTAAATGTACTTCTGTTCAATTAAGGTCTAGTGTTtgtgtagttaaaaaaaaaaaatcacagtgctTGAAATGAGTTATTTTTAGATTTTGGCTGtgatgatttaatttattagaGATTCCACAGGTTTCATATTCTTACAAAGACATAAGTGTGTTCCTCCTTGCAAACATGTttcaaaaagtgtttaaaaggGAAAGTATAAAGTGAAATcaccaaaaaatgaaaaataatcaaataagAACATGCAGTCAAAAACCAGGTAATTTTGGTTAAGATCTTTGCAGTATGGTATTTTAACAAGACTTGGAAAATGCAGAGAGttgaaacactgaaacatgTTTGTGATTaagtatttattcatgttttagAGCCTGTCACCAACTCATGTCTTAAAGCACCTTGCTGTAATTGCCTGCTTTTGTGTAGAATGTTCTAAAATATACTCAAGTACGAAATAACGTTGCTCTTATTGTTATCGTTGAATGTTACTGAAGTTACAGGTAATGATATGAACAACCAGCACACAACGTCATCTTAAAAAGAAGAGCAATAATGATATGATTACATGGCAGGTCTCTAAACGAttgcattttgatattttgcagTATGTCATGTCCAAATCTTGACTTTCTCTGAAGGTGTGCATGCAGCCTTTTATATAAGGTGTGTACTGCTG belongs to Scleropages formosus chromosome 18, fSclFor1.1, whole genome shotgun sequence and includes:
- the tspan13a gene encoding tetraspanin-13a; its protein translation is MACGGYTCSKNSLCALNILYVMVSLLLIGIAAWGKWFGLISSFQVVGGVIGVGIFLFLVALIGLIGALKHHQVLLFFYMIILFMVFVVQLSVSCACLAINKEQQDLLLEVGWNNSESTQRDVEKTLNCCGFSSVNLNRSCEAACFLSGSCAACKAKIEEHTEEVLHFVGGIGLFFSFTEILGVWLTHRYRNQKDPRANPSAFL